The window ccgttcacacgagatttcgaaGAAATGTAATTCGTGGcattaaactttaatatattgatatgaatattgtgaatacaatctctagtatttactcatttgatattttctctcgaatacaagttaaaaacttagaatttTTTGATCTTCGGTCTTTATGATGTTTAGTTGCAAGTTTATTTGAGCTTCAGTCTTCTGGAATTCAAGGAAAGTTTGATCTTCCAAGTCTTTAATCTTTCAGAAGATGATGATCTCGAAGTTGATAAGAACTTGCATGTCTTAAGAGCTTTATAATACTTAAGTGCTTCAATTCTTCCTACAACCAAAAATCACTTGGCaaatgtctctatttatagagaattttCATGGGCTTTAGGTGAGCTTGAGTCCATTTGCCTATTGAGCTTGGGCTTGGGCCGATCTGCTTATTCGGCGTGAGCTTGGGCTCATTTACTTGTTGGACTTGAGCTTGGGTTTATTTGTCTGTTGGACTTGAGTTTGGGTTCATTTGTCTGTTGGACTTGGGCCCATTTTCTTAGCTGATTCGAACTCCCTTGTTTGATCCGATTTTTTATCTAAGGCTTGCATGGGGTTGAATATGAGAAAACTTGACTACcgaaaattcaataaaattataatcatcaCAATTTTGTTGTGATGGCATGACGGAATTTAATTTATCGAAATTTCTTGTTCAACAGCCCCTATATTTAAATGTactaataaaaaagagaaaattttgaaaatagtcgattttacaaaatatttataacatatagcaaattctatcacagataattatttatatgctACAATGATGGAATACTATGAgtaatagaatccaaaattttcttatggtttgtaaatattttattttattttactatttttaaaaattcctcgataaaaaaaagacaatataATAACTTAAATTGTTGTAGggatatttttataagttaaaaaattaatataaaaaaaatatgaaacccatacaaacaaaaaaaaaaagaaaatgttaatttagaccaattttctttttaaagttaaagtGTCTAAAATATCTATTAGTTActttatgaataaaaaagaatgagacCAGTAGACACCAAATTCTAGtttgttccaaaataaaacaatattgtaACTTTGAGTATaggttatttttgtttgaattttaagtcattttaattatattatatggttGGTTTaaagaaaaccctaaacccattTTTGTCTCCCactaaaatgacaaaattaatagataattaaaaagtgaTTAATCAGTTTCAACCCATGTCATCAACCTAAacctaaacatatataaaaaaatattgatcaaataaaataaactctcACACACTGTTCAGTTCATTAACTCCAAAAACTGAGAGATTACAATAATTAGtactttctatattttgaaccttaagatattaaaattcaagaaaaacacAAGTCCAAGTTTAGTATGTAGCATACACAACCATTGAACCACAATTAACTTAAAAcatccttttatttatttatatgcatTCAAACTTAAATATCTAACCTACTTTACACACAAATCAATCTAACagattatgttttaaaatctctttcaattataataatcaatattttattctataaaatttttattattattgttatcacTTCAATATTTTAGCCCTTGTTAGCTTCTGAAACTTACTTTAGTTATTGTCGTTGTTGGGATTTAGTTAACTTTTACTTTTGGTGTGACCTTTATATTTGGATGTTTACGGTTTAGATTCATCGAATTACTTAGATTAATAAATACCTAATAAATATTGCTAATTTATTGTATAATCTTTTATGCCAATCCAAAAACAtaatcaaacatatttatcaaataaacacacaaactaatctttgttcttttttaaatttatctcCAAAACTCAAATCTCGCACTTTCCCTCCTTACCTCCTGCACccttttactatttatttttcaaatttgaaatcttgaagcaaataaagaagagaaattacATAAGTTGatcaaaaagtttttttaaataaaaatccatAACAATAGATAGATTAGAGGGttaaccatttttaaattttcaatttttgcaatttagaaaatatagagaCATGGACTCCATTATCTTAAactttttgctatttttataaacgtccaataaataataatattaagtaAAATAGAACTGACACATTGGTGTTAACATTcataacaatataaaatacactaaaaataaaataaatacaacttatttataaaataaactttacaAAATTGCATATAAATCTTCtaacaatgaaagaaaaaaatactttaatgaatcacaaaatatagaCACTAAAAGTTTACGATTGCGGATGAAATTGCATCTAGCATAAATTTGGGGAAGTGAGGCAGAAcgaaagtgatttttttttttagtttttttatgaaatatcaatttacgattgtcttaaattttcaagagTGATTATCTCGTTTGAAGGGTCTAATCATCTAGAAGtcatttcataattttgttaaatagtTAACTAAATTATGaactaataaaacaaaaaaatggtgTTTATAAAAGCAAGCTGGGGAGGAAAGCAAACTgtcttaaaaatataagaagaaaaaataaaagaagatacaaaatttgtaGACGGAAATAGAATCTAAAGGAGATTAGGTAAAGGGTGTAGAGGAAGAAAGATAGGGAtgtgaaaatagaaaacaaattaactaCCAGAAATGATGGCTTTAGAGATAAAGAACGTAGTGTTAACAACCTGTCACTAATCCTAAAAAAGGCGgcttcattaattaaaattcaaagataAACAAGGAACGtccatttaaatatatacatatatatgtgtatatatagtcAATTAATACATTTTGGTGTATCAGAATAGGATTCTCTAATTATTTTGGAGGAAATTTGCCGTGTGGTTATGGCATCGTCCGCCTCTGAAATCACCATCCTCCAAATGGAATCGCCTGGAAACGGAAGCACCGGTTACGAAGAAAACAGCGGCGCTTCAAGTCCGGGGGATGGGGATGGGATTTTTTCGGCGGTGGAGACGATGCTTGTGAAATTCCATGCAGGGTATTTCCGAATCGGAATGTCGGTGGGTTGTCAAACGTTGCTATGGAAAATCCTAGCCGTAGAAAATGATGATTTGCTTCATCCCATGGTTCTCATTGTTCTGTGGTCAATgggtttctttcttcttttttgtctcTCTGTTTTTTACCTCTTGAGATGTTTCTTTCACTTCCGGTTGGTCCAATGCGAATTTTTGCATCATGTTGGGGTTAACTACCTTTTTGCCCCTTGGATTTCTTGGTTCCTTTTGCTTCAATCCGCACCCTTTTTGCCCCCTCGAGCCACTCTTTACAAggtcctttttctttcttcttttcttcttctttcttcttttcttctgtcTAATTTACTACTGTTTCCATTCTAAAAACTAACGTTTTTAATACACCCACACACTAAAATTTACCTAACTCTATACATctcttttgcttcttctttttttattatctaccCTTTTTAAGAACAACTTAACTTAGCCCATgtttcaaactaaaaagagtacttttaatttttgttttcttagaaTTTAGGTATGAATTctaactttttactttttaaaaaaagatttatggaaaaatatttgagaagaagcatattaattttcaaagaaCCAAATTTCTTATTAGACATATCTTCATTTTgggttttagttttttaaaattaaacttgtaaatatcaatttcatttctaaattttttgttgttttaatcTATTCTCAATCATTGTATTAAAAATCAAGTCAAATTTTGAGAATTAGATTGAGgagttttaaaaacttatttttagttttggaatTTGCTCAGACTTCTAACTCtttacttaaaataaataaaaactattcttagaatagagagaaaattgaattgattttaataaactaataatgaAAAACGAAGGTTActaaacaaaatcaagaagctactttataaatacttatttttgcctttagaatttgaataagAATTAAcgtgtttcttaaaaaagaaaaactaagaactaaaagacaaaaaggtCATTTTGAGAACCATTTAGTTTTGGATTGTTCGATTTGGAAGAATTAGTTGAAttccattaaattttttaaactaatttgcATATTTCTTAATACAATATAAGtatttttagtcaaatttaaacttcaCAAATTTTGACGTGGTtttgaaaagtagaaaaaaagatgGCAGATGCATTCACATGACACATTCTTcttatacaaatttaatatctttgaACTAAATTGACACGTTCTTTCTACACAAATCAATATCATTAAACCAAAAGAGTGAATACACagagaaacaaatatataaaaacgaGTAAGAGATGTGCTCGATGTCAAAAACAgcaaaaagaaacagaaaaaaatcCAAAGGAAGAACTTCTAAtttagtgatatatatattattagaggcagtaaaagaaaataaaaaaacaaaaaacttagTTACACCAAAAGCAACCAAATTCATGACATCTTTCCATAGTTGACAGACAAACCAAGAAATTTAGAGAATAcattgaatatttataaacttaattttgaaaaaacaataaataaatgctTGTAAACTCTACTTCAAATTCCTAAGTTTTCTATGTTATATTGTatacacttttctttttctatcaatgcttttgtagtagtgagtgtatgaattatatattgtGATGGAATAGGTATTGTGGTGGATATTTGCAATCCCAGTAGTGGTGCTGGACGTGAAAATATATGGCCAATGGTTCACAAAAGGAAGGAGATTCCTATGCAGCGTTGCCAATCCCACCAGCCAACTCTCCGTCATCGGAAACTTGGTCGGGGCTCAGGCAGCCGGACGAATGGGGTGGAAGGAGAGTGCATTGTGCTTATTTTCTCTGGGGATCGTTCATTATTTAGTACTGTTTGTGACGCTTTATCAGCGGTTCTCTGGAGTCGACCGGCTTCCTTCCATGCTCCGGCCGGTGTTCTTTCTTTACATAGCAGCTCCAAGCTTCGCGAGCTTGGCTTGGGAATCCATTTCTGGGGCCTTTGATGCACCTTCCAAGAtgctcttttttctctccctttttCTATTCACCGCCCTGgtaataaatctaaattactTTGTTTTCCTTTCACACTATCAGtatggtttaaaatttaacctttattcattagaaaataatattttaatatgttttttttaattatcagaACATAGGCTATAAGTacaataataactaaaatgcAACTTAGTCTATGTGGTTGATAGTTTCGTAATCTTTCGTTTCATAATCTTTAGCTACTACGTtcatttagtttcaattttttgttttttttttaattgtgtttGTTCTTACTGGAATTCTAAACATGAAAAGagacatattttattattctatttttttataaccatttaagtttagtttaatagCCATTTAGTTTAAATAGGGTATTTAgtctcttttttaaattaagctCAATGTCGTCTTCAAGAGGGgagttttcatcttttattaGCAAAGAGTTAAACTTCTTATCcagattttaaaaacaaaaactttctgagaactatattttttttgttttaaaaaattgacttaaacgtttttaagtatttataaacaatttttattggTAAGTTAATTCAAACATGTACATAGTTTTTTGAAGCATTAgtaaaaatcatataatttttaaaaactagaaaCCGAAGCATATATAAAACATGAAGCGTAGAGATGGGTTATGGTGacataagttttcaaaaaccagaaactaaaagataaaaaaccaaataatttttttttcttatctacttttttttttaaaggaggttttatattaaaaaaaagtggcAAATTTTGAAGactaaaagaaatagtttttaaagttttgttttgttttgtaaatttaattaagaattcatgttttttattactctaattttaaaaatcatgaCCAAAGCAAGCTTCAAAACTTGGACCCTTCTTGTTTTGTCAAAATGGTTTTGAAAGctaagttttttcaaaatttaaatgaagaaaggcattcattaattatgtatcttaattaacaataatacgATTATTAATTGTGGGTTTGGTTTATGATATACGAAACAGGTTTGCAGGCCTTTACTATTCAAGAGGTCAATGAAAAGGTTCACTATAGCATGGTGGGCCTTCTCCTTCCCAATCTCAGCACTTGCTATTGCCTCCATTCAATATCATCACCAAGTTCAAGCTCTCCCAGCCAAAATTCTAATGCTACTTCTTCTTACCATCTCAGTTTTTGTCGTCGTCTCCCTTGTCGCCGCCACTGTACTCAACTCTGGCTTACTCTTGCCCGACGACGACCCACTTTTCAATCCCTCCACTCAACGCAACTCAACTCTGGACGGATCTCATCGTCAAGAAccattaacttaattaataaatggatattgaagaaaaaaaaaattaagaagacACCGACTGTTATCGTCCTTgctttgttgttgtttagattcaaatattgattagGTAGAGCTCTCTTAGattattacaattttgtaTTCACTTTATATATCAcaagtaaataattttcataatccAAAAGTTGCATTACAAAATGTTATTCATCCCTTTGTTGTCTGAACCCTAAATGCCGAGTTCTTTGTAAAAAGTGCAGTGATTTGCTTGAGAACGTGACGTTTGTTAGATAAACGGTTGATTATGGATATACAGACGAACACAACTATCTTTATTGCTATAAGatatcaaactaaaaacaaaataatgatagtttataaaagaaaaaaaattataatatatcatatcattTGTTGCGGAGATATTTGAAGAATGGTAGTCTTTTACGTTGGTTTACATGTTTCTCTATTGGTCTTAGGAGCAACGTTGTGGGAGCTATTTTGTGGATTATCTGGCTGGAGagtaaatgaataattttgaaagatacAGTCGAGGatgatttgtttcttttggaAATACATCACTGCCACAACTACCTAATTGATCTACTAAATCCAAACTTTTTTAGTGTAGTTTTTCTTCGTGAAAATACACATGGAAACTAAACGAGATTAGTAGGTGCATTCAAGCATTCTCGACTAAGTTGATACCAAACTTGATTTGTTGTAGTTATGGTGTAGTATCATTCTTAGGGCATGGTCGAACATTTAATTGAAAGATTTTTCTTCAGTCACTCTGTTGTACATATTGAGAAAAATACACAGTTCATTATTGTTGTACCGATTACTATACTGTGCCTTAATAACAAAGAGAACAACTATGAAAACAcatcaaaacatatatagatAACACATTAAACGTTGATAATCCAGTTTGATGACACAACATCTATATTTGGGGGCCTAAAACCCATGATATATAAGAGATTATATTACTCGTGTAGTAATTAACTATATTACAATGTTATGACATAGGGTACAACACTCTAAGCATAAATCAACATGTTGTCTATGAACTTACTCAGCTATCAGAATTTTAATTATGCAAAAACAATTGTCATAACATTAATAGGATCACTCCCCcttaatcaatattcatttGCAATCTGATCATCAAATATTCTTGAATTGCTTTAATCTTCTATCTTTAGTGTGCAGCATCGTAACACATAGGTCAAAGAAGGGATACACCGAAACTTACCACgaatttgaatatatacatCATCACAAATACTTTTTCGAGAAAAAACCCTTTTCTCTCCACACAGCATAACCAAACAACCACCCAATAACAATGAGAAATAATCTAAACAAACTGAGAATGATGGAAAGCATAACAAACGAGCCAGACGACTTTaacaacaaaatctaaatcGAAATATAATAAAGGAAGTGTGATCACACCAGTAACACATATATATCTCATTTGTCTAAACAAATAGcttgtatatttttaatttctaattaaaaaaattaaacattattaaatcatgcaaaattatttacaaGCTAATGTTATCTTCACATAGTTCATATTGCCAACTAACACACAACTCAATAGAAAACGTTTAACATGAGTATATAGCACTAATTAGTTTATGGTAAAAgattaaaactcaaaattgaaataatagtaaaagtttcaaaaagtgaaattcaaaattttgtcaacAAACCCTGTCtctatttagtttttcaaaatgttcaaaaCTACAATTTTTAGTCACAAatgttttaacattttcttaaacttAATTACAAACTTACTAAAGAAAAATCGAAAGTTTATAGCGTTTAAacagaaaatttaaaatgaaaaatgatattattgataaagaaataatgaatatttataaaagaaaggaaatggaTAGTTTAGTAGGAAGATAAAGATTTATGcatgtaaataataaagaaaaatgggcAACCATTATAGCCTTAAAAGCTTTCCATACAGAGCATTAGGCTGATACGATCCTACGGTGAAATGAGAAAGGTTATgagcatttttctttttaacaaatcACAAGTAGGTGATCAGAATCAGGAGATGTAACCGTCATCTCAACAAGAGAGAAGGCATAGAAGCAAAGAGCGATTTGaaacaaatacaaagaaaGACGAGGAGTatttaataatagtaaatttaagCACAATTCATGATCATGTTCTCTGCTGGCTTGGTTTTGGAGGTTGTAATACTTGTTTTGGCCTATAATGGCGGCTACACCCATCTTTCACAGTaactctaaaaaaacaaattgaaaacacttatttagagaaaagaaaaattatgactCGACAATTGTAGTTGGACTATTGGATGAATTACATTAATAGATCAacttttgagataaaaaataCGTATGGAGACAActgataatttttaaagttataaagaaagtctattattattttaatctaaaaatatatgtggAAAATATTAGAACTCTACCCCTGCCCTAAACTAAGCTGTTTGAGGAGATGACAGGAGAAGCAATAAGGACCACCATCGAACCACACAataataaactattaattaaattttaggagTAGGTGCTTAAGTTTTGTTACTTTCTTGTTTGTCAAGCAGAAGGGACgatgtttttaattaagcTTTTGGCTTTATCTGTTCGTTAAATGTCACATCCATGGGATTTGGACATGAGCGTTTGTCTTCTCATACAAGAAaaccaaataagaaaaaaagaaggaaaaacaagCTTTTGTCTTCTGGTTTTGTGTTGGGAAGTCAAATAAGGAAGATTAAGGtaataaacaacaaaagtattgataaaaaaaagtgagatgTTTCAGGTTTTGAGAGGTTGCTTGAGCCGCCATGGGACAGGTTTTATTGAGCTTTTAATTTATGGTGGTGCGTGAAAATTAAGAAGGAAGTCCTTCGATCTTGGGGATTTGGAGAGTCTTTTTTGTTAGACGTGATAGACGTTACGTAcgtttttttcccttaaacGTATCCATTTGGTCCATCCACCAGGAGTggtttatgttaattaattaacctgGAAATAAGTTCACTTTGGAGTTTGAAGTGATGATTGGTATTCAAATCTGAGAtcaactattaattaaatttgtaatttttttggaAGTAATTGAACTATTGCTCTCAAAAATAGAGGAAAGTTTACATCGATGTGTGTTGTGTTTTTCCCtgcaaaataaagaaaactcGTAATTTTGCTTTACAGACctagaaaagtaaaaagttaGTTCAAAATGTATTTCAACTTATCTCAAATGCTAAGGtctcttaattttatataaaaatagatttcGTAACGGACATTCTTCATCGATTAACTTATCGAGTCATTCGTTAAACTATTATGAATATTGTTGGATTTATTTCACTATAGAGGAAAGATGTGGAAAAAGTAGAACAATTACGTGCAACACCTATACTTTCGTAGAATTGATCTCTTCAAGTTCTATAATTATTCCTATATGTCAACCTCCTaatatgactttttttttacatcaatctttatatttaacccaaataaaatattcatcttTTTACCCATAACATGCATGTAATTATAAAGCTATCTTTATATATCCtactcaattttcaaattataatttgtgatAGTGcctatttttcttgtttctttttcaaaatacatgGCATGTTAGGTTCACACTCTAAATTCTATTCTATGTTCTTAGATTCAGACTTCAACCCATATATGTTTTATGGCGCtgaaattcttcttttaattatttttggattttgtaaaataaagataaaataataaaaaaatataatatgtcaTGTTATATAcgcaaatcaattttttttttttaaaaaaaattcaagttgGGCCCCTAAGATTTagataaagttaaaagttggatcctgagattttaaaatttagatttgagttGATAGGGTTTGGCTGtggagaaaatt of the Cucumis sativus cultivar 9930 chromosome 3, Cucumber_9930_V3, whole genome shotgun sequence genome contains:
- the LOC101204639 gene encoding S-type anion channel SLAH4, whose product is MASSASEITILQMESPGNGSTGYEENSGASSPGDGDGIFSAVETMLVKFHAGYFRIGMSVGCQTLLWKILAVENDDLLHPMVLIVLWSMGFFLLFCLSVFYLLRCFFHFRLVQCEFLHHVGVNYLFAPWISWFLLLQSAPFLPPRATLYKVLWWIFAIPVVVLDVKIYGQWFTKGRRFLCSVANPTSQLSVIGNLVGAQAAGRMGWKESALCLFSLGIVHYLVLFVTLYQRFSGVDRLPSMLRPVFFLYIAAPSFASLAWESISGAFDAPSKMLFFLSLFLFTALVCRPLLFKRSMKRFTIAWWAFSFPISALAIASIQYHHQVQALPAKILMLLLLTISVFVVVSLVAATVLNSGLLLPDDDPLFNPSTQRNSTLDGSHRQEPLT